From the Tenacibaculum dicentrarchi genome, the window AATAAAAATTAATTGAAACGTGTACCAACACCGTATATAATTTATTGCTAGTTCTAGCCTACTTACGAAAATCCTTAGGGGATTTTCTATTCCGTTTTTATTTACTAAATTTAGTGCTTTAAAAACGCAACAAACCATATACAAAAACGTTGTAGTGCATAAAAAAAAGAATGAAATGATACAAGAATTATATCAAGAAGCAATGAAATTTGCTGGAGAAAAACATAGTGAACAAAAAGTTCCTGGGACAAATATTAATTATTTATTACATATTTCAAATGTAGCTATGGAAATTTTAATAGCTTACTATGCTGATAAAACATTTGATATTGATTTTGCTATTCAAGTAGCAATACTGCACGATACTATTGAAGACACAAACGCTAGTTTTAAAGAAATTAAAAATAAATTTGGAGAGACAATAGCAATAGCCGTACTAGCATTAACTAAAGACGAAAAACTACAGTCAAAACAAGAAAAGATGATTGATAGCTTAAATCGAATAAATAAACTTCAAAAAGAAGTTGGAATAGTTAAAATAGCTGATAGAATAACTAATTTACAAATTCCTCCTAATCATTGGACTAAAGATAAAATTAAAAGATATTGTGAAGAAGCTAAATTAATTTTAAAACAGCTTAACAATAAAAATTCATATTTAAATGAACGTCTTGAATTAAAAATAAATGAATATGAACAAAATATCTGATAGTGATTTAAAATTAATTGACATACCAGAAAACAATAATTTAACTCAAGCAGGGCAATTTGCACATTCAATAGATAAACTTGATACTTTTGAAAAGATAGCAGAAATATCAAAAAAAGTAAAATCAAAAATCAACTCAAATGATTACGAAAACCTGACTTTAAGAAGTTTAAGAATTAGTTTGTTCTTTTATTTTAGAGCACTAAGACACACTCAATCTGACCCAGACAAAGATTTAATTAATAAACATTTGGAATTAATAAGGCAAAGGCTTAAATAAAAACGCACTACAACAACACCTATAATTAATAAGGGTTTTAAGTGTTAAATCCAAAAGTTAGTGTATATTTACTAAGTCCGCCAAATCATTTTGATTTGTCTTTCGATATAAAAAAATAAAAACAAACAAAATGCTTTGGCTAAGTGTTAAATTGAAAGTCCGTGACTTTCTATTCCCTTACTAACCATAGCTAAACGTTAGCTTTCATTAACAAAAAAAATGCGTGAAATTGGAAAAATAAAGCGTTTTCCTAAAGTAGAATCCTGATAAATATTACGCAATTAGAAATGGAATTTTAACGCAGAAGATTTTGAAAAATATTACGTAAGAATCTGTCCGCAATTATGAAATAGAAACGGCAGACTTTATCCTGTTTATGCAATCGGAAATGAAAAAATGTGGGATTCTGACAAATATTACGCAAGAATCTGTCTGTAATTCTGAAATGAAAATGGCGGACTTTTAGCCTGTTTACGAAATTAGGAATGAAAATTTAGACAAGTTAAACGCCGAATAAAAACGCTGAAAAATATGTGGTTTTATATCGGTATTTTAATTGTAAAAAAGGAAAAATAAACGAAAAGCTAACAAAATATATAATTTATTGCTAGTGCTCGCCTACCTACGAAAATCCTTAGGGGATTTTCTATTTCGTTTTTATTTACTAAATTAGTTGCCCGAAAAACACAACAAACCATATATAAACCGTTGGCTGTAATGCAAAACCGAAATAAACTGTAAAACAAAAAAGAATGAGTACAATAGTTTTTAACCGAGAAATAAAGAGACTAATTTCAAACGAAAATCATCCTGTATTGAACTTTATAAAAGATGAATTTAAAAACAGCAATCGGAATAAAAGTTATTATGGATTTTTTGATAGTTTTTTATTCAATTATGGAGTTTTGACTTTAGGTTACTCACCAATAATAAATGGAAATAAATATGTTCCATATGTAAATTGCAGTCGGAATAATATTTTTCGTGAGGAAAAAGGAATTACAGACTTATCACAAAAAGCTGAAAATATGACTGAATGTCAAAAAATAATGGCTGAATATTTAATTAGTCGTTTGAAATGTTTGAATGTTGAAAACTTTAAATCCTGGAATTCTGAATTGAATTACGAAATTTTAGCCTGAAAAAAACACTACAGCCAACACCATATAAAAAAAATTGCTAAATTAGTGCTTAATTAAAGGCAGTTGCATTTTTATCAACTTCTGAATTTCCTTCGGAAATTCCTCGCTGACAAAACCGCAACTTTCCTTATACATAAACGTTGTAACTAATTTTAAGAAAAAAGTCATGTTAGTTTATAAATATAGAGGTGGAACAAAAGAAATAATTGAAAGAGATATTCAATCTCTCGAGGAAAATCATTTTTGGAGCTCTTGCATAGATGCACTTAATGACCCTTGGGAAACGATAGTCAAGTCTGATAAATTCCAAAAACAATCTAAATCTATAGGTTGGTTTCTTAATCAAAAAAAAAAGAGTGCATTATCAAAAGTACACGACGCTTTAATGAATGTTCTTGATGCTTTGAAAAAAGCTGGAATTTACTCATTATCTGGTAATGCACTTGATGAAATTCTATGGGCTCACTATGCCGATGGTCACAAAGGATTCTGTATTGAATATGATTTAGATAGTCTTTTAAATAGTTATTCTGGAACTTTTTTTTCCTTTCCAATTATATATACAAAAAATCCACCTGATATTGAATTAAAAGATATTCAAAGTAAAAATCAAAAGTTGATTAAAAAACTAGCAGGATATAAATCTAAAAGGTGGGATTATGAACAAGAATATAGAATTACTACAAATTTTCCTGGTCCATATTACTATGAATATGACGCTTTAAAATCGATTTATTTTGGGTTAAGAATGGATAATGACCATAAAAATTTGATTATGAAGAAATTGAAAGGAAGAGGCGTGAAATATTATCAAGTTGAGCAAGTCCATAAAAGTTATAAACTAAAAACAAAACAAGTTATAGACCCTTATATCCACGAACCAGAATATCTAACTCAAATACCGAAAAATATTGTTGGGAATAATAAAATTGAATTTAAAATAATCAAAAAAAATTATGCTGAAATAATTAAAAGAGGAGATTTAGAAGTTCTCTTAGATAGTGAAATAAGCCAAACGAACTTAATCAAGTTTTCTGAATACCTAAAATTAAATACTTGTGGAAATGCAAAAAATTTCTTTATTCGGTACTATTTAGACGAACAACAAGTTTTTGGAAATGCTTGGGGAGCTTATAACATTATAAATGAAAAAGTTAGTTGTTATATTAATGAAATCGAGAAATAAAAACTAGTTACAACAGCATATATAATTTATTGCTAGTACTAGCCTACTTACGAAAATCCTTAGGGGATTTTCTATTCCGTTTTTATTTACTAAATTTAGTGCTTTAAAAACGCAACAAACCATATACAAATCGTTAGCTTTCATTAACAAAAAAAATGCGTGAAATTGGAAAAATAAAGCGTTTTCCTAAAGTAGAATCCTGATAAATATTACGCAATTAGAAATGGAATTTTAACGCAGAAGATTTTGAAAAATATTACGTAAAATCTGTCCGCAATTATGAAATAGAAACGGTGGAATTTTATCCTGTTTATGCAATCGGAAATGAAAAACTGTGGGATTCTGACAAATATTACGCAAGAATCTGTCTGTAATTCTGAAATGAAAATGGCGGACTTTTAGCCTGTTTGCGAAATTAGGAATGAAAATTTAGACAAGTTAAACGCCGAATAAAAACGCTGAAAAATATGTGGTTTTATATCGGTATTTTAATTGTAAATAAGGAAAAATAAACGAAAAGCTAACAAAATATATAATTTATTGCTAGTGCTCGCCTACCTACGAAAATCCTTAGGGGATTTTCTATTTCGTTTTTATTTACTAAATTAGTTGCTCGAAAAACACAACAAACCATATATAAACCGTTAACCTGCATTAAGCCAAATTACACGGAATATTAACGTAATTAAGCGTTTTCGAAAAGTAAAACCCTGACAAAGATTACGTGAATCTGTTTGTAATGAAAATAGCGGACTTTCTAGCTCGTTTACGCAATAGAAACGGAATCGTAAAACAGTAGATTTTGACAAATATCACGTAAGAATTTGTCTATAATTCCGAAATGAAAATGGCGGACTTTTTAGCTCGTTTACGCAATAGAAAATAAAAAAATGTTCGGAATATTGCCGATTTTAGATTTTTTCACGTAAGTTTATATCAAAATTTAGACAAGTTAAACGCCGAATAAAAACGCTGAAAAATGTGTGATTTTATAACGGTATTTTAATTAAAAAAGAAAAAACGCACGTTAACAAAGTGTATGAGCGCATATTTTCCTGGCGGAAAAATACGCCACATACACTAGGCGTTGGCAATAATTAAAATGATACTCCTCCATTCAATAACTTAGATGAGATAATGAAACAAATAAAAATAATAATTACCTTATTAATTACTTTAGTTTTCAATGTTAGTTGCAGTCAAGAAACTAAAGAAGACACTTTTGATATTGCAAAAATAAAACTTACTGAATCAGAAGAAACAAGGTTAAACAAAAGCCTTGACTACATAAACAATTTAACTTTAGATGAAATAAAAAAAGAATTTAAAAAAAATATTACATCTATAAAAAAAGCAGTTTATACAGAAAAAGAAACTGTTTTTAATAAAGATAGTATTTTAGAAGAAGAGTATATTTTACCTTTTAGATTATATTTAAAAGGGATAAAAAAACAAGTAGAAGTTCTTAAAAAACACACTTATTTAATTCAAAATTTTAAAAATGATAGTACCTACCTTAAGTTTGATACAAAAAATCAATATATCACAAACTACCACGAAGATAGAACAGTATTTGAAGATATATATACATTGAAGAAAAAATATTTAAATACTAAAGAAATTGATACTATTTTTAATAAAGAAGCATATTTCAAGTTTGGTCGTTTTGATATAGAATATGGTAAAGCAAAATATATAGACAGTTTATTAGTTACTGCTAATATTAACTACACTAAAGCATATGATACAATTGTTTTTGGTAAAAAAGAAATACTTAAAAATAAAAAAGGCATTATAATAAATGAAATAACAAATAACTATGTTCATTTTCAAAATATTGACAATGTAGATTTTTTTAAAATTGAAGCTTATAACAATAAAGGCAAAAAATTAAAAGAAAAAGAACAGAGAAATTATTCTCCAAATACATTAAAAAAAGAAAATAAGGAACGTTTAAAAATAGCAGAAAAGACCTATCAAAATATTAAAAATATAGAATCTCTCGAAATCGTAAAAGAAGAAATAAAAAAAATATTTTATAAATACATCTTATTAGAACGTAAATACAATAGTTCACAATATAGTTTTCAAGGTAATATTGATAAAATAAAGTTTTATATAGAAAAAGAAAGGGAGAATTTAGATTTCGATTTCATTGTTAAAAATAAATTTCCTTCAACATTTTATTTAAATCAATTGGAAAAAGAAACTTTGGTAATGAATACTAAAAATGAATTACTCTTTACAATTCCTGAAACGAATCTTAGTTACTTAACATTTGACGGTTTTGATAAAATTAATCAATTTTATCTAAAAAATAAAGAAGATGAAAGTCAATACTTTTATTTAAATCCAAAAACAAAAATATTTAAAAAAATAAAGGACGTTTATATTAGGGCACTTACAACCAATTTTGTTGAAGTTGAAAAAAGTGACAATGAGTTTTATGCTATTTATAATAATGAGTTTGAAAATGTATCAGGATTTATATACATAAATATTGAAGTACAAAAATACAATGACGAGTTTTATATTATTGCACAAAAAGAAGATAGAACATATACATTTATAAACAACAAAGGAGAAGAAATAGGAACAAAAGGTTTAACTAATATTAGAACAAGTTATTTTGAGTATGCTCCTATTGTTTCTGCAATTAAAAACAATAAAATAGGTTTTGTAGATGGAAATGGTGAAACAAAAGCACCCTTTATATATGATATTTATAATGTCCAGTTTTTAGATCTACAAATAAAAAAAAATAATTTGTATGGTCTTATGGGATATAATGGCAAGCCTTCAATTCCATTAATTTATGACAAATTAGAAAGGTTTTACAACAACTTATACATTGTAACAAAAAATGGAAAACAAGGTATTGTAGATAGTAATAACAAAACTATCCTACCCATAAAATATACAATTTGGAAAGAAGAATTAGAAAAATTACATATGGTTACTTGTAATGGAAAAGCAGGTTATATTAACAGAAAAGGGAAAATAACTATCCCTGTTATGTATAAGAGAGGTAGGTTTAGTGGCTCTTATGGCTTTAGCGATGGTTTTGCTAAAGTTAGGAGAATAGAAGATAATAAAAGCACTATAATAAATGAAAAAAACGAAGTTGTAATACCTTGGACTTACACTACAATTAGTTATAAATATCATAAAGGGGGAAAAAGAACTTATACTATAGGCTCTAAAAAATACAATCATCTATTACAGTTAATTGAATAATATTTAACAGATTGGACATAATAAAACTATTGCCAACACCGTATAAAATTAATTGCTAGTTTTAGCCAATTTACGAAAGTCCTCGCGGACTTTCTATCTGTGATTTATTTGCTAACTTTAGTGCTTAAAATACGCAACTAATCTTATACAACAACGTTGCCATTAATTATGAAATATAAATTTCTAATAATATTTTTGATATTTAACCTTAATATTAACTCTCAAATAAAAGGAAAATATTCATATGGAAATAGTTATGATTATAGATCTATTCTTTTTAAGAAAGATTTTACTTTTGAATACTTCTCTGGAGGTTGTGTAAGTGAATCTTATGGAAAAGGTAATTATAAAATAACAAACAAAAAACTTTACTTAAAATTTGAAGATCAAAGTACTGAATTTAATTCTAAATATTATTCTAGTTCACATAAAATTATAAACACAATAGCAACAAGTAGAAAAGATAGTATAAATATTAAAATAAAAGTATTAGATGAAATTGAAAATCCTTTTTTTTATTCTTATTTAAGTAACAGAAGGAATCATCTAGGAACCTCAGATTTAACTGGAGAAATAAAGTCATTAAGTGGAAGTAATAAAATTAAAATTCCCTTTTCAAAATCAAATTATTTTCTTAGAGTTACAGCTATAGGACAAGAAAGCTACCCTTTAATTATTATACCTGATAAAAACTACGAAATTGAAATAATATTAAAAGACCACCCTGAAAGAAAAGAAATTATACAAGGGGTTGTTTTTAGTTATGATATAATAAAAATGAAAAGAAAAGAATTAGAATTAAAAACAGGAAACTCTTCATTTATTTATAAGAAAAA encodes:
- a CDS encoding HD domain-containing protein — encoded protein: MIQELYQEAMKFAGEKHSEQKVPGTNINYLLHISNVAMEILIAYYADKTFDIDFAIQVAILHDTIEDTNASFKEIKNKFGETIAIAVLALTKDEKLQSKQEKMIDSLNRINKLQKEVGIVKIADRITNLQIPPNHWTKDKIKRYCEEAKLILKQLNNKNSYLNERLELKINEYEQNI
- a CDS encoding WG repeat-containing protein; the encoded protein is MKQIKIIITLLITLVFNVSCSQETKEDTFDIAKIKLTESEETRLNKSLDYINNLTLDEIKKEFKKNITSIKKAVYTEKETVFNKDSILEEEYILPFRLYLKGIKKQVEVLKKHTYLIQNFKNDSTYLKFDTKNQYITNYHEDRTVFEDIYTLKKKYLNTKEIDTIFNKEAYFKFGRFDIEYGKAKYIDSLLVTANINYTKAYDTIVFGKKEILKNKKGIIINEITNNYVHFQNIDNVDFFKIEAYNNKGKKLKEKEQRNYSPNTLKKENKERLKIAEKTYQNIKNIESLEIVKEEIKKIFYKYILLERKYNSSQYSFQGNIDKIKFYIEKERENLDFDFIVKNKFPSTFYLNQLEKETLVMNTKNELLFTIPETNLSYLTFDGFDKINQFYLKNKEDESQYFYLNPKTKIFKKIKDVYIRALTTNFVEVEKSDNEFYAIYNNEFENVSGFIYINIEVQKYNDEFYIIAQKEDRTYTFINNKGEEIGTKGLTNIRTSYFEYAPIVSAIKNNKIGFVDGNGETKAPFIYDIYNVQFLDLQIKKNNLYGLMGYNGKPSIPLIYDKLERFYNNLYIVTKNGKQGIVDSNNKTILPIKYTIWKEELEKLHMVTCNGKAGYINRKGKITIPVMYKRGRFSGSYGFSDGFAKVRRIEDNKSTIINEKNEVVIPWTYTTISYKYHKGGKRTYTIGSKKYNHLLQLIE
- a CDS encoding DUF2971 domain-containing protein, translating into MLVYKYRGGTKEIIERDIQSLEENHFWSSCIDALNDPWETIVKSDKFQKQSKSIGWFLNQKKKSALSKVHDALMNVLDALKKAGIYSLSGNALDEILWAHYADGHKGFCIEYDLDSLLNSYSGTFFSFPIIYTKNPPDIELKDIQSKNQKLIKKLAGYKSKRWDYEQEYRITTNFPGPYYYEYDALKSIYFGLRMDNDHKNLIMKKLKGRGVKYYQVEQVHKSYKLKTKQVIDPYIHEPEYLTQIPKNIVGNNKIEFKIIKKNYAEIIKRGDLEVLLDSEISQTNLIKFSEYLKLNTCGNAKNFFIRYYLDEQQVFGNAWGAYNIINEKVSCYINEIEK